From the Hordeum vulgare subsp. vulgare chromosome 1H, MorexV3_pseudomolecules_assembly, whole genome shotgun sequence genome, the window cctaagcttggggatgctagttttgctatgtccactacttgttacaatgatcatgagtggggcgatgatttttcttatgatcttgaaaaaaaaattaagcctcatgatgaatattatatttgcaatattattgaaagtgggtttggagaattcatgactttagttgatgataatcccactatttttgaagagcgtcaactttgcatgcatgtggatcatgaaaagaatatcctatgtgatagttacattgttgaattcgaatatgatcccacatgtaagtattatgagagaggaaaatatggtggtagaaactttcatatcactaaatcacctctcgttatgttgagattgctattgtctctttcttcttccttgcatatggtaactattggttgtcttgacaatctgttttcctataaaatgcctatgcataggaagtatgttagacttagatgttattttcacatgctttatgatgctctcgttgtgcttcaattcttgtcttttgtgtgagcatcattgaattttcaatgcctagctaagggcgttaaacaatagcgcttgttgggaggcaacccaatgaatttatctttttatttctgttttgttgcgtccacactatcataattctgttgtgattgtgttctttgtgtttctttttgtgttgagccaagcaaaacctttatgattagtcttggtaatggttgtttgatcctgctggaaaaagacagaaacttttcgctcacgagatgatttttcatttttattcagaaagagcttttgagttgattcttttggcttctggttgatattactttttcccaggcagtcgtaaattttcagaatttttgaggtaccagaagtatacgaagtatacagattgctacagaatggtctgtttttgacagattctgtttttgttgagttggttgcttgttttgatgaaactatggttagtatcgggagtACTACCCATGGAaatgtgagaatacagtatcccaacaccaatatagatagaattcaagttttctatagtaccaaaagaagtggtagtttgttttcttgtgctaatgttatcacgagtttctgtttaagttttgtgttgtgaagttttcaagttttgggtgatgttctcatggacaaagagataaggagtggaaagagctcaatcttggggatgcccaaggcatcccaagccaaattcaaggacaccaaaaagcctaagcttggggatgccccgggaaggcatcccctctttcgtcttcaatctatcggtaacattacttggagttatatttttattcaccacatgatatgtgttttgcttggagcgtctagtaccttaggagtcttttctttttgttgtgtcacaatcatccttgctgcacacctttttgagagagagagacatgcactcatcgtgattttgctagaatgctcatagtgcttcacttataccttttgagctagatacttttgctctatgtgcttcacttatatcttttagagcacggcagtgcgtgacttggtagttggcttatgctatgaaagtagtcccaaaggtgatagatacccaaagaggatgcaaaaacctccatattcatgtgcattgagtagaaagagaagtcttgattcctctcaattagttttgagacgtggatttggtaatattaagagctatgttagtagggtgttgtgaatctagaaatacttgtgttgaagttagtgattcccgtagcatgcacgtatggtgaaccgctatgttaggaagtcagagcataattgatctattgattgtcatcctttgtgttgaggtcgggatcgcgcgatggttaacacctaccaacccttcccctaggagtatgcgtttagcactttgtttcgattactaataaaaactttcgcaacaagtatgtgagttcttcatgactaatgtgagtccatgctatagatgcacttttaccttccaccattgctagcctctctagtgccgcgcaactttcgccggcacacaaacccaccatatgccttcctcaaaacagccaccatacctacctattatggcattttcatagccattctgagatatattgccatgcaactcccaccgttccgtctcatgacttgtgccgtcactctcatattgccattgcatgatcgtaagatagctagcgagatgtttcaacgtcatacgccaagctagatcgttgcacatcccggtacactcccggaggcatttcctatagagtcatcatcgttttaagctttgagtaaataaaagtgtgatgatcatcattattagagcattgtcccatgtgaggaaataaaaaaaataggccaaagagccgaaaaataaaaaaagagtccCAAGACCCCAAAaatagagagagaaaaagagagaagggacaatgctactacccttttccacacttgtgcttcataatagcgccatgttcttcattattgagagcttcttgccttgtcactaccatatgctagtgggaatcttcattataagttggcttgtatattccaatgatgggcttcctcaaaattgccctaggtcttcgtgcgcaagcaagttggatgcacacccactagttctcattttgagctttcacatacttatagctctagtgcatctcttgtatggcaatccctactcattcactttgatatctattaatgggcatctccatagccctttgatacgccgagtcaatgtgaccatctcctcctttttgtctcacaaccaccaccacactctattccacttatagtgctatatccatggctcacgctcatgtattgcgtgatagttataaaaagtttgagaaagtaagagtgcgaaaacaattacttggccaataccggggttgtgcacgatttacattagttgtgtgaggatgatggagcatagccagactatatgattttgtagggataactttccttggccttgttattttgaaagttcatgattaccttgctagtttgcttgaagtattattgttttcatgtcaatagcaaactattgttttgaatcttacggatctgaacattcatgtcacgtgaaagaagttgcaaaggacaactatgctaggtagcattccacatcaaaaattcattctttatcacttccctactcgaggacgagtagtagttaagcttggggatgcttgatacgtctccaacgtatctataatttttgatggtttcatgctattatcttgtcaaactttggatgttttgtatgccttttatatatttattgggactaacttattaactcagtgccaagtgccagttcctgttttttccatgttttcgacccctttgagaggaggattttgaacggagtcgaaacggaataaaacttccgaaaagattttttccggaacggaagaagatcggtagacttgagaaccaaggcctcagggaccccacaagccctcatggcgcggccagggggtcccgcaccgtccaggcttgtgggatccctgggccacctttgccctaggttttgcgcctatatatcccaaaaattccacaaaaaatcaggagatcatcgaaagtacttttccgccgccgcaagctcctgtctccccaagatctcatctggggcacgttctggtgccctgccggaggggggattcagatatggagggcttcttcatgaacaccatgacctctccgatgatgcgtgagtagttaaccatagtcttacgggtccatagctagtaactagatgacttcttctctctcttggatcttcaatacaaagttctccatgatcttcatggagatctatccgatgtaatcttcttttgcggtgtgtttgtcgagatccaatgaattgtggatttatgatcatattatctatgaatcttatttgagtttcttctcatctgtcttatgcatgatttcatatccttgtaattctcttcgagttgtgggttttgtttggccaactagatctatgattcttgcaatgagagaagtgcttggttttgggttcataccgtgcggtgacctcacccagtgacagaaggggtagcgaggcacgcatagtgttgttgccatcaagggtaaaaagatggggttttcatcattggtttgagattatccctctacatcatgtcatctttcttaaggcgttactctgttcgtcatgaactcaatacactagatgcatgctggatagcggtcgatgtgtggagtaatagtagtagatgcataaagtatcggtctagttgtctcggacgtgatgcctatacataAAATCTACTTTCCATAAAATAAGGAACCACCCAATTCACAGTTCATATGAAAAAAGTTGTTGACATTTTAAGATATGTATGTTtctgcagtccgaatctgagtccagaacatgagagacttggactttatctttgcttgggctaaaagtgacgtgagagaacttctttaACAACATATAGTAATTTTATTTGATGTGAGAGGACTTATTGAAGAACACATAATCATTTATTCTTCTTTTATCTTCATATGTGGTTCGTGCAAGCGTTCGataattctgcatttaggcatgaagtaaaataggtgaagtatttttgtttcggataacataaataaattattgcacaattattataagaaatcatctcacaaatatgaaaatatgaaatatttttggtcGTATCCAAGGTAGCCATGCACTCatcacgttggagacgtatcagcatccccaatcttaattcctcctcgaatgataaaaataaaaaaattatgtggaatgctgcctaaaaTGTTCgtcatattcttttctttttagCACGGACTTATGGACTTGTagaagattcaaagcaatagtctataatttaacataaaaacttCAATActtaagcatatcaacaagcaaccaagtctttcaaaatatcaatgctaaagaacactatccctagcccatcacgctccatcattgatccattaatgaaacacacccaaatattagctacatccaatgatcaagtatgataacaatgttcctcatttggtgctttataagagaagatgcagactcaaattcaaaataaaaattgcataaagtagatagataggcccttcatagagggaagtagagatttgcagtggtgccagagctcaaagcaaaaaaaaatagAGATAAAATATTGTGGgcggcatgcttttcctgtcaatgaacacgactaagagttcccaatatctatcatgctaaacaaatcataggcggttcacaaactgaaaataaggtttattcctttttccaccattctttgacACTCCAAGCCTAGCCGCATCcacgagtaccgtccataccaacactttccaagaaaTTTATTAActgacaacataaaaaaattatttgcattttgggactgggcatccctattaccgccatactctcgtgcaatgacaggtgaataaacactcatcttgagaataaacctatttaacatggaagatactggccACCCCTCATCGCTTCATGAGCAGTACGGGCACAaaaacagaagtttattttgaacattagagttggcacttgcaaatttacttagaacgacactgaaataccgcatataggtaggtattgtggactcatttggcacaactttgggtttaggatttagatgcacaagcagtattcccgcttagtacaagtgaaggttagcaaatagattgagaagcgccgaactaaggaacgaaaaccatcataagcgaacattaaacataactaacaccgaataatgtaacacaagtaggatgcaatttcatagcataattattgacttcacgtGCATGTATagtaatcacaaaccttaacaccaatattcttactaaagcataattactcgttAACATAActgacatatcactatcttcatatcacaaaactattgcaaagaatcaagtttaacatccaatgatcttcatgaaagtttttataatatctcccctggatatatatcactttagcactaatttcatttaaagcaaattgccattgcaaatcacaatctctcaaacaaatataagtgaagaatgagaacacacgtttctttaaaattttcaactctcaaaataatataagtgaagcaagagaggatttcttcaaaatttctactaactctcaaaataatctaagtgaatcatgagaacaaatttcttcaaaataacaacacTACCATTCTCAAAAAGATATGAGTGAAACACTAAAGCAATTCcatggacttcatctgatattgattatgtgcgaaggaaaaaacaaggaaaaaatagcaactagcactgggcattatgtcaataggttagtcccaaacaatgatataaagttgctataaaatgattataaaacattcaAGAATGATAAATTATGTGTTGTAACCGATCAGTAAAGGAGCTACAATCGGCCACACGGGGAGCTAGAAACAACAAAGGCGACCAACTGGTTGCTGTAACCATTGATGCAAGATCGGATTATTGTTTTCTAAACCCCAAGACTAGTATTCATGTGTGTAAAGACTGAACCCCTCGGCTTATATATGCACCGGTGATACGTGTTTGGTCGGTTGCCATCTAGGAGTAAACATGTCGACTACTAAAACACTCCTTCAGGTGCACATCAACTCTTCAAAAGTTTTTTTGCTTACGTCAAGGGTCATTACTTTGGTAGTCCTTCCCCGTAGTGGTCGACGGGTCATCATCCCAGTCTATGGACGACAATGATGGATCTAGAATTTTAAAAACATGGGGGCACCATTACAAAGGGTGGTAGTTTTTTTGTCAAACACATTACAAATAGATAAAAAAGGTACTCAATATACATAGGAATGCACAAGTAAAAAAGTTCTAAAATATGTGTGTGGTGGTTATGCCCCCACACCACCACCCCTAGATCCATCACTGGTCGTCGGGGTTAATACCCCTTAGTCCAAGATACCAACAAGGGGAGCATGCTCGTGTGATGTTTTTTCTCTCCTCATACCCACCTCGTAGTTTATGGAGAACAACCCACAATAAAGAGTTTTCACACCTTCTCCACTAATGGTATGAGACTAAACTTTAGAACTACCTCTTGTCATTTATTCATGCAACTTTGAGATTTGCTTTCAGAATTTTGAAAATATACAAGGGCCATGCCATTATTTTCACAATCTCCcactattattttttattttattttttatttttccttttttcagttttatttaaaaaaatacttGATCTTTTCCAATTTTATAAAATTTCTTCACTCAAATAAGTGTTTTTAAATTCCATGTTTttttgtcaaaatcaatgaagttCATAAAATTCCATGTTTAAAAAACATACGAACTTCTTCTCAGTTTTTGTGAACTTTTTAAAATATGCAAACTATTtcatattcatgaacattttAATTTCATTAGCTTGTTTCTAGTATACCATGAACGTTATTTAGCGCATCATGAAAAATTTGTAATATACTGCGAACATTTTCATAATATACTATGAATATTTTTGTAACACACacaaaaaggaaaaaactaaatagaaaagagaagaaaagaaatagtaaTAGATTTTTTATATCAAGTGGGAGAAAAAATACACTTAGTTCTTTGCCTTGGCCGAAATAAAAATTAGTTCCTTTTTTTAAAATAATCTATGATGACAATGATATTCAAAAATAAATATTAAGATTTTAAGCATACCAACCCGAACATTTTTTATGACAACTTTTGTTTACATAAGGTTGACAAATCCGAGGTTCGCATGTTTTAGGGGCCTGCTACGCATCTACCGGTGGATATTTACTAAGCATCCACACATCCACCATTTGGAAGGCCGTCTGATCTACACGTAGCCGTCGAATCTGCTCCGGTCAGGCACCCCATAATTCCTGAAACGATGGCTGAGTTGtagaaactttcgctttgttgcaagaaataaactttggacccgttaattcctgaaacaacggtcgagtttcagaaacaatttgcttgttgcagaattttttttcttcgtctttctgtAACATAGGTACTTTTGCGGGAGAATTTTTTTGCAACGAAGGtcatgtttcaggaatttttATAACAAAGGTCAAGTTGCGGAAACTTTTTTGCAACGTTCATGGGCGGCTGGGGCGACCGGATGGTCAGAACATAAATCTATAGTAGACCACTGCAACATCATATATGTTTTAGAAACATAGTCTTTGTTGCAGAACCGCATAGTCACTTGGACGCGTGTCGTACGAGGAAGGTGGCTGATGCGACCATTATAATCCGCGGCCATTATAATCCGTCGGTTGATGGTTAGCTTTTCCTCATGTTTTAACAACTAAAATTTCCGCCCACGTTAAGTAAAATTTTCATTAAAAACATTTGAGATGAGGTTCACATGTTTTAATAATTGCAACTCGTGTTAACTAAAGTTGCGATAAAAAAGTTCGATGTCATGCTTAAAATCCGAACGGGTGCAAAGTATTTCAATACGGGAACTAGAAACCATGGTTACATCTTCGACTAGAAAGACATACAAACACCTTATCTAAGACTTGACGAACAACAAAACTGAAAGCGCTATAAGATATTGTCCCATCTCAAGAGCTTTCCACGACCACACATTGGCAAGCACAAAAACTGCACGCTGGTGCAATCCCAGCCGCGCAAGCTTATTCATTGCCTTATTCGCGACACCAACAAGAAAACGCCATACAGATCAGATCTTATCCTCGGACGCGAAACCCCTCCTAAGCAGATCACGGCTTCTTGGGAACCATCTGAGCGGCGAGCTTCTTGATGGCCGGCCTGGCCATGAGGCTCTCCCACCATGCCTTGACGTGCGGGTACGAGTCGAAGAGCGCGGCGTGCGGCGTGGCCATGAAGTAGAAGGTGTAGGGGAAGTGGTTGAGGTCCGCGAAGCTGACGAAGTCCCCGGCGAGGTACTTGTGCTGGGAGAGGCGCGCCTCGTAGACCTCCAGCACCTTCTTGAGCTTCTCCAGGCTCTCGTCCACCACCGTCTGGTTGGTCGGCAGGCCGCGCATGAGCGGGTTGATGAGGCACTCGTACACGATCGGCGACAGCGCCGGGTTGTAGGTGTGCGCGTCCACCTCCGTCCATACGTCCACCATGGCTGCTTCCTTCAGGTTGCCTTCTCTTAGAAGGTCGACCTCGTCCGTCTTGTACTTGCGCAGCACGTACTTCGCAATTGCGCGTGACTCTGAAGACGGAGCAAGAACACAATGTTTTTGAGGATTTGAGAGGATATTTGGATCGACACAGAGCAGCACCGGAAACAAAATGGAAGCATTCGCTTTACTGGTTGGTCCCATTCTGTGCCGAGAAACAGACGTCGAGCAAGTAGGAGTATTTGATACGGACAAATTTAACTGTAAAGGGTAAATTATTCGTACCGAAGAGAAGCAGATCTCCATCCTGGAAGGCAGGGATCTGGCCGAACGGCTGCAAGAAATGAAATCGGAACATCTCGCATCAGATCGAAAACAAGATGGTACGAGAAACCAGAGGATTTGAGTGAGTGGTCGGGGAGCTTAGTTACGTTTCTGACGAGATGCTCGGGGCTCTTGTGCTCCATGGCCTTGAAATCGATGTCGACGACCTCGTACTCGGCGCCGACCTCCTCCAGGCACACCAGCACCCGGGCCAcgttcgtcgacatggccggcccGAACACCTTCACCGGCGCCATTTTTTCCCTTGGTTGCTACACGCGAGAGAGCGAGAGATCGGGGTGTGCTGGTCAGTTATCTGTGTGTTGAGCGGTGTGCGGCATGACGCCAACTCCTTACCCATTTTTATAGGGCGTCTTACCGTTTGCGGGTAGGTGGTTGGTGGGAGGTTTGGACGTGCGCGCTCGAGAAGGATGGAGAGGAGACCGTGCGGTGTGGGGTGACGGGTGCAGTCAATTAGTGCATCACGGCTCACGTCACGACTCACGAGTGAGGTAGGTGCCATTGCTTTCCGTGAACTTTCTGGAACATCGGGCGGAGCTGCCGGGCAGTCGCTTCTTCCAGATCAACCTCATTCATTTCATCCTCCTACGGGTTTACCCGCGATTAAGTTGTTCTTTGTCCGTGCCTTCATATTGGTAGCCTGGTCTGTCAGACCCGGACTTAGCTCCATCAAACGCCCGCCGATGCGTCGGGCACTCCGTCTGTCCGATCATGCCTCATTTTCTTCTCACAACTTAACACCTCAATTAACATACCATAAATTCATATAAACTTATACACTCCATCCGTTtcgaaatataagtcttttaaacatTTTTACTAGAGgtctacatacaaaacaaaatgattGAACCTAACTTTAAAGTATGCCTTTATAAATTTGTATGTAGTTCACTAGTAAAATCTttgaaaagacttatatttagatgcGGAGGGAGTAAGTATGTAAATGTTGTGTTACACATATTGTTCTGCTACTATATCAAGATATGTCATCGAAGTATTAAAAACGACATGTTTAACCTACAAGCTAGCTTGCTATGTAGAACATCAGTCACGGGTGCCCTTGTCCTTTCTGGCGTACTTGTCATCCTTCTCACGGAACTACAGGTAAAAACTAGCTAGCTTGCTATGTAGAACATCAGTCACGGGTGCCCTTATCCTTTCCGGCGTACTTGTCATCCTTCTTGCGGAACTACAGGTCAAAACTAGTTAGCTTGCTATGTAGAACATCGGGTGCCCTTGTCCTTTCCGGCGGACTTGTCATCCTTCTCGCGGAACTACAGGTCAAAACGCAGTAGGGATCGAGCCGAATTTGCTCATCGTCGGAGCTGTTCAACCCGTCGATGCCCTTGTTCTCCTCCTTCGGGTCAGTCCGACCATGGCACGGACCGCCCGATTCTGCTCTCGGGCGATGGCACAGGTATTCCTCCGTTGTCGTTGTTTTATAATGCGGGTGCAGATGGCATCCTCCTCCGCACCACACGCCTTCGCCTCCGCCATGTCGGCAGCAAGATGGGCCTCGAGTGCCCTCATTATCTCCTTCCCACGGCAGGCACATGGGTCCCGGTGGCACTCAAATCCCGACGGACCGGTGATGGAAAAACGGAGATTGGAAGGCTCCCGGAAGGACTGTGATGATTcagttgtcggtgtcaaaaccgacagatctcgggtagggggtctcgAACTGTGGACCTTAGATCGATGTGTTCACGAAAGAGGGGGGacagtatttacccaggttcgggccctcttgaggaggtaaaaccctacgtcatgtttgattatattgatgtggatgatgattacagagtttacctcgagatcatatataCTAAACCCTAGACGAGTCAACCTTTCTACATGGACGAGGACCCCCGATTTATATAGTCACCAGGGGATGTAGGGTTACATACAATCGACCTCGTCTACTTTTACTTGGACGCCATGCCGATCTTCGGTGCTTTCCTACTTGAGTACGAGATGACCGCACAACCCGACCTTCAATTATTACGGCCCATAAGGCCGGCCTCTTCACAATAAGCCAACTACCTGATGACCCCTTAATCtcagactccctcagtagccctcaAACTAGCCTTCAATGCCGATTTCCAGGGTCTTCAGATGGTTGCGCCCAGAGTGTTCGGTTTGCAAGGCGAGTTCCCATGCTTCTTCCAATCAGGAAATGATGATTTAATCCCCGGCCGACTCACGGTTACTGAAGCGTCGTGGGGCCCACAACTTTTAACTCTGCACAAAGATTAACAACAATTCTCGATTCTCATGTGCTTTTCTAAATGCAAGCACTTTTAGCTATCCCTAACAGAACCGTTCCTTATTGAAAGAGGAGGTAACGCCCTTTATAAACGGATCAAAATCATTTCCGTGGCTTCATCGCCTCCCAGCCTCGCCAAGAAACCCTAGAGCTCCAACACCTCCGGAGTCATGGCAGGTTCCTCCTCACGCCCCCTTGGCCCCCTTCCAGGGGACTGGACCAGTTGCTCTGTTTCTCTTCTCCGCCTGCGCGAGCTCGAAACTCACGGATATCTTCCTCCATCAGACCTACAACCCACTCGCGTCGGTATGGCCTCCGTCGATGGCAAAGCCTTCACGGAAAACTTCCCTTCCCCTCAAAGGGGAGAACgagtttgctttgtttccttcctACTGCGAGGGGTGGGATTCCCCATTCACCCTTTTCTGAGGGGTTTATTGGAGTTCTACGGGATGCAGCTCCACAATCTCACCCTCAGTTCCATCCTTCATATCTCAGGCTTCGTGGCCTTATGCGAGATGTTCTTGGGCTACGAACCCCACATTGATCTATGGAGAAAGTACTTCTGCATCCTTCCCCGAACTAGAGGAACGACAATTCGGGAAGTGGGTGGAGCTGAAGTATGGCGCATAGCCGCCAGAGGATACCCGATTGGGACACCAAGGAAGAAGCTCGATGAATGGTCCTCAGAGTGCTTTTATATTCAAGACGTTCCGCTGTTCGAACCAGTTTGGAGAGGCCTTCCCAAATATTTCGCGGCTCCTTTAAAGAAGTGATTTAGATGGAGGCCGAAGAGCTCTTCCCAAGAGGGGAGCTTCAAAGTGAAGCGCCTATCCTTCAAGGTCAGGGTACGTCCTCATAGCGGGGTAACTATCATTGACG encodes:
- the LOC123421365 gene encoding probable glutathione S-transferase GSTF1 — encoded protein: MAPVKVFGPAMSTNVARVLVCLEEVGAEYEVVDIDFKAMEHKSPEHLVRNPFGQIPAFQDGDLLLFESRAIAKYVLRKYKTDEVDLLREGNLKEAAMVDVWTEVDAHTYNPALSPIVYECLINPLMRGLPTNQTVVDESLEKLKKVLEVYEARLSQHKYLAGDFVSFADLNHFPYTFYFMATPHAALFDSYPHVKAWWESLMARPAIKKLAAQMVPKKP